Proteins found in one Onychomys torridus chromosome 21, mOncTor1.1, whole genome shotgun sequence genomic segment:
- the LOC118572016 gene encoding olfactory receptor 63, with amino-acid sequence MPGQNHSTMSEFILFGFSAFPQQVLPALFLLYLLMYLFTLLGNLLIMAAVWTERRLHTPMYLFLCALSISEILFTVVITPRMLADLLSTHRSITFIACANQLFFSFTFGYTHSFLLMAMGYDRYVAICHPLHYHVLMSLQGCARLVAWSWAGGSLIGVTVTLIIFHLTFCESNVIHHFLCHVFSLLKLACGEKTAFSTIVVILVCVTPLIGCLVLIVLSYIFIVAAILRIPSTEGRHKTFSTCVSHLTVVIVHYGFASIIYLKSRGPHSLYTDTIMSTMYTVFTPFLSPIIFSFRNKELKNAINKSFHKNFCQQSS; translated from the coding sequence ATGCCTGGTCAGAACCACAGCACCATGTCAGAATTTATCCTCTTTGGCTTCTCAGCCTTCCCGCAGCAGGTGTTGCCCGCCCTCTTCCTGCTGTACCTGCTGATGTATCTGTTCACACTCCTGGGGAACCTGCTCATCATGGCTGCTGTCTGGACAGAACGCAGactccacacacccatgtacctCTTCCTGTGTGCCCTCTCCATCTCTGAGATTCTCTTCACTGTTGTCATTACCCCCCGAATGCTGGCTGACCTGCTGTCCACTCATCGATCCATCACATTTATAGCTTGTGCTAaccaattatttttttccttcacatttGGCTACACTCATTCCTTCTTGCTCATGGCCATGGgttatgaccgctatgtggccatctgccatCCCCTGCATTACCATGTGCTCATGAGCCTCCAAGGCTGTGCTCGTCTTGTGGCCTGGTCTTGGGCTGGTGGTTCACTCATTGGGGTGACAGTGACATTAATAATTTTCCACCTCACCTTCTGTGAATCTAACGTGATCCATCACTTTCTCTGTCATGTGTTTTCCCTCTTAAAGTTGGCCtgtggagaaaagacagcctttTCCACCATTGTTGTGATCCTGGTGTGTGTCACACCCCTCATAGGATGCTTGGTCCTTATTGTCCTTTCCTATATCTTCATTGTGGCTGCCATCTTGAGAATTCCCTCTACTGAGGGCCGACACAAGACATTCTCCACATGTGTATCCCATCTAACTGTGGTGATTGTGCACTATGGCTTTGCCTCCATCATCTACCTCAAGTCCAGAGGACCCCATTCACTTTACACTGACACCATCATGTCCACCATGTATACAGTCTTCACCCCCTTTCTCAGTCCAATTATTTTCAGTTTCAGAAATAAGGAGCTGAAGAATGCTATTAATAAAAGCTTCCACAAAAATTTCTGTCAACAAAGTTCCTAA
- the LOC118572024 gene encoding olfactory receptor 10H1-like — protein MLGLNYSFVSEFILIGFTTFPHLQLMFFLLFLFMYLFTLLGNLLIMATIWSERNLHTPMYLFLCALSISEIFYTFAIIPRMLADLLSTLHSITFLACASQMFFSFTFGFTHSFLLTVMGYDRYVAICHPLRYNVLMSPRGCACLVAWSWVGGSFMGTVVTTAIFNLIFCGSNEIHHFFCHVPPLLKLACGENVLEVAKGVGMVCITALLGCFLLILLSYAFIVAAILKIPSAEGRHKAFSTCASHLTVVIVHYGFASIIYLKPKGPKSLEGDTLMGITYTVLTPFLSPIIFSLRNKELKVTMKKAFLNKLFLQNS, from the coding sequence ATGTTGGGGCTCAATTACTCCTTTGTATCAGAGTTCATCCTCATTGGATTCACTACCTTCCCTCACCTTCAGCTTATGTTCTTCCTGCTGTTCCTGTTCATGTACCTCTTCACACTGCTGGGCAACCTGCTCATCATGGCCACCATCTGGAGTGAGCGAAatctccacacacccatgtacctCTTCCTGTGTGCCCTCTCCATCTCCGAGATTTTCTACACCTTTGCTATCATCCCACGCATGTTGGCTGACCTGCTCTCCACACTTCACTCCATCACATTTCTGGCCTGTGCCAGCCAGATGTTCTTCTCCTTCACATTTGGCTTCACTCACTCTTTCCTACTCACTGTCATGggctatgaccgctatgtggcaaTCTGTCACCCACTGCGCTACAATGTGCTCATGAGCCCCCGGGGCTGTGCCTGCTTGGTTGCCTGGTCCTGGGTTGGTGGTTCATTTATGGGGACAGTGGTGACAACAGCCATTTTCAACCTCATTTTCTGTGGATCCAATGAGATCCATCATTTCTTCTGCCATGTTCCACCTCTACTGAAGTTGGCATGTGGAGAGAATGTACTGGAGGTAGCAAAGGGTGTAGGGATGGTGTGCATCACAGCCCTCCTGGGATGCTTTCTTCTCATCCTCCTCTCATATGCCTTCATTGTGGCAGCCATCTTGAAGATACCATCAGCAGAGGGCCGGCACAAGGCTTTCTCCACTTGTGCATCCCACCTCACAGTGGTGATTGTGCACTATGGCTTTGCCTCCATCATCTACCTCAAGCCCAAGGGTCCCAAGTCTCTAGAAGGAGACACTCTCATGGGTATCACCTACACGGTCCTCACCCCCTTCCTCAGCCCCATCATCTTCAGTCTCAGGAACAAGGAGCTGAAGGTAACCATGAAGAAAGCTTTTCTAAACAAATTATTTCTGCAAAACTCCTGA
- the LOC118571989 gene encoding olfactory receptor 10H1 gives MASMQGVNSSGVTEFILIGFSTFPHLQLMFFLLFLFMYLFTLLGNLLIMATIWSEHSLHTPMYLFLCALSISEIFYTFAIIPRMLADLLSTLHSITFLACANQMFFSFTFGFTHSFLLTVMGYDRYVAICHPLRYNVLMSPRGCACLVAWSWVGGSFMGTVVTTAIFNLTFCGPNEIHHFACHVPPLLKLACGENVLVVAKGVGMVCITALLGCFLLILLSYAFIVAAILKIPSAEGRHKAFSTCASHLTVVIVHYGFASVIYLKPKGPKSLEGDTLMGITYTVLTPFLSPIIFSLRNKELKNAMKKAFLSKLYPEKI, from the coding sequence ATGGCCTCCATGCAGGGAGTCAATAGCTCAGGAGTGACTGAGTTCATCCTCATTGGCTTCTCTACCTTCCCTCACCTTCAGCTGATGTTCTTCCTGCTGTTCCTGTTCATGTACCTCTTCACACTGCTGGGCAACCTGCTCATCATGGCCACCATCTGGAGTGAACACAGTCTTCATACACCCATGTACCTCTTCCTGTGTGCCCTCTCCATCTCCGAGATTTTCTACACCTTTGCTATCATCCCACGCATGTTGGCTGACCTGCTCTCCACACTTCACTCCATCACATTTCTGGCTTGTGCCAACCAGATGTTCTTCTCCTTCACATTTGGCTTCACTCACTCTTTCCTACTCACTGTCATGggctatgaccgctatgtggcaaTCTGTCACCCACTGCGCTACAATGTGCTCATGAGCCCCCGGGGCTGTGCCTGCTTGGTTGCCTGGTCCTGGGTTGGTGGTTCATTCATGGGGACAGTGGTGACAACAGCCATTTTCAACCTCACTTTCTGTGGACCCAATGAGATTCACCATTTTGCTTGTCATGTTCCACCTCTATTGAAGTTGGCATGTGGAGAGAATGTACTTGTGGTAGCAAAGGGTGTAGGGATGGTGTGCATCACAGCCCTCCTGGGATGCTTTCTTCTCATCCTCCTCTCATATGCCTTCATTGTGGCAGCCATCTTGAAGATACCATCAGCAGAGGGCCGGCACAAGGCTTTCTCCACTTGTGCATCCCACCTCACAGTGGTGATTGTGCACTATGGCTTTGCCTCCGTCATCTACCTCAAGCCCAAGGGTCCCAAGTCTCTGGAAGGAGACACTCTCATGGGTATCACCTACACGGTCCTCACCCCCTTCCTCAGCCCCATCATCTTCAGTCTCAGGAACAAGGAGCTGAAGAATGCCATGAAGAAGGCCTTCCTAAGCAAACTCTATCCAGAGAAAATTTAA